The following proteins are co-located in the Micromonospora viridifaciens genome:
- a CDS encoding aspartate kinase, translating into MALVVQKYGGSSVANAERIKRVAERIVAARKSGDDVVVVVSAMGDSTDELLDLAHQVSPLPPGRELDMLLTAGERISMALLAMAIHNLGYEARSFTGSQAGVITTSVHGRARIIDVTPGRLKGALDEGAVVIVAGFQGVSQDTKDVTTLGRGGSDTTAVALAAALEADVCEIYTDVDGVFSADPRIVPDARHIKTITYEEMLELAACGAKVLHLRSVEYARRAGLPIHVRSSYSTNTGTMVTGAMEDLPVEQALITGVAHDRSEAKITIVGVPDEPGAAARIFDTVAGAEINIDMIVQNVSTEGTGRTDISFTLPKTDGPTAMAALSKIQEAVKFKGLLYDDHVGKVSLIGAGMRSHPGVAAGFFAALGAAGVNIEMISTSEIRVSVVCRDTDLDKAVRAIHDAFDLGGETEAVVYAGTGR; encoded by the coding sequence GTGGCACTCGTGGTGCAGAAGTACGGCGGGTCCTCCGTCGCCAATGCCGAGCGGATCAAGCGCGTGGCCGAGCGCATCGTGGCCGCCCGCAAGTCCGGGGACGACGTGGTCGTGGTGGTCTCGGCGATGGGCGACAGCACCGACGAGCTGCTCGACCTGGCCCACCAGGTCAGCCCCCTGCCGCCCGGCCGCGAGCTGGACATGCTGCTCACCGCCGGCGAGCGGATCTCCATGGCGCTGCTCGCCATGGCCATCCACAACCTGGGGTACGAGGCCCGCTCGTTCACCGGCTCCCAGGCCGGCGTGATCACCACCTCGGTGCACGGCAGGGCGCGGATCATCGACGTCACGCCGGGCCGCCTCAAAGGTGCCCTGGACGAGGGCGCGGTGGTCATCGTGGCCGGCTTCCAGGGCGTCTCGCAGGACACCAAGGACGTCACCACGCTGGGCCGGGGCGGGTCGGACACCACCGCGGTGGCGCTCGCCGCCGCGCTCGAGGCCGACGTCTGCGAGATCTACACGGACGTGGACGGCGTCTTCAGCGCCGACCCGCGGATCGTGCCGGACGCCCGGCACATCAAGACCATCACCTACGAGGAGATGCTGGAGCTGGCCGCCTGCGGCGCCAAGGTGCTGCACCTGCGCAGCGTCGAGTACGCGCGGCGCGCGGGCTTGCCGATCCACGTCCGTTCGTCATACTCGACCAACACCGGCACGATGGTCACCGGAGCGATGGAGGACCTTCCCGTGGAACAGGCGCTGATCACCGGGGTCGCCCACGACCGCAGCGAAGCGAAGATCACCATCGTCGGGGTGCCGGACGAGCCGGGCGCCGCGGCGCGGATCTTCGACACCGTAGCCGGCGCCGAGATCAACATCGACATGATCGTGCAGAACGTGTCCACCGAGGGCACCGGCCGCACCGACATCTCGTTCACCCTGCCGAAGACCGACGGCCCGACCGCCATGGCCGCCCTCAGCAAGATCCAGGAGGCGGTCAAGTTCAAGGGCCTGCTCTACGACGACCACGTCGGCAAGGTCTCCCTGATCGGCGCCGGCATGCGCTCGCACCCGGGCGTCGCGGCCGGCTTCTTCGCCGCCCTCGGCGCAGCCGGGGTGAACATCGAGATGATCTCCACCTCGGAGATCCGGGTCTCCGTGGTCTGCCGGGACACCGACCTCGACAAGGCGGTCCGGGCCATCCACGACGCCTTCGACCTGGGCGGCGAGACCGAGGCTGTGGTCTACGCGGGCACCGGGCGGTAG